A section of the Camelus dromedarius isolate mCamDro1 chromosome 14, mCamDro1.pat, whole genome shotgun sequence genome encodes:
- the GJB4 gene encoding gap junction beta-4 protein codes for MNWAFLQGILSGVNKYSTALGRIWLSVVFIFRVLVYVVAAEEVWDDEQKDFVCNTKQPGCPNVCYDEFFPVSHVRLWALQLILVTCPSLLVVMHVAYRHERERKHRRKHGPDAPSLYDNPNKKRGGLWWTYLLSLIFKAAVDSGFLYIFHRLYQDYDMPRVVACSEAPCPHTVDCYISRPTEKKVFTYFMVATAVICILLNLSEVTYLVGKRCLKTLGPRRRRSRCRAHLPDTCPPYALSQGEHPQDGNSVLMKVRSTMIDAGGYP; via the coding sequence ATGAACTGGGCGTTCCTGCAGGGCATCCTGAGCGGGGTCAACAAGTACTCCACGGCACTGGGTCGCATCTGGCTGTCCGTGGTCTTCATCTTCCGTGTGCTGGTGTACGTGGTGGCGGCCGAGGAGGTGTGGGACGATGAGCAGAAGGACTTTGTCTGCAACACCAAGCAGCCAGGCTGCCCCAACGTCTGCTACGATGAGTTCTTCCCCGTGTCCCACGTGCGCCTCTGGGCCCTACAGCTCATCCTGGTCACATGCCCCTCGCTGCTCGTGGTCATGCATGTGGCCTACCGCCATGAGCGTGAGCGGAAGCACCGCCGGAAACATGGGCCCGATGCCCCGTCCCTGTATGACAACCCCAACAAGAAGCGGGGCGGGCTCTGGTGGACATACCTGCTGAGCCTCATCTTCAAGGCTGCCGTCGACTCCGGCTTCCTCTACATCTTCCACCGCCTCTACCAGGACTATGACATGCCCCGCGTGGTGGCCTGCTCCGAGGCGCCATGCCCCCACACCGTGGACTGCTACATCTCCCGACCCACAGAGAAGAAGGTCTTCACCTACTTCATGGTGGCCACAGCTGTTATCTGCATCCTACTCAACCTCAGTGAGGTCACCTACCTGGTGGGCAAGAGGTGCCTGAAGACCCTCGGCCCCAGGCGCCGGCGGTCCCGGTGCCGGGCTCACCTGCCTGATACGTGCCCACCATATGCCCTTTCCCAGGGAGAGCACCCCCAGGATGGGAACTCTGTCCTCATGAAGGTCAGGTCCACCATGATAGATGCAGGTGGGTACCCGTAA
- the GJB5 gene encoding gap junction beta-5 protein has protein sequence MNWGIFEGLLSGVNKYATAFGRVWLSLVFIFRVLVYLVTAERVWSDDHKDFNCDTRQPGCSNVCFDEFFPVTHVRLWALQLILVTCPSLLVVMHVAYREAREKKHQEAAGKDGGRLYLNPGKKRGGLWWTYVFSLVFKAGVDAAFLYVFHLFYPKYTLPRVVKCHAAPCPNTVDCFISKPTEKNIFTLFMVITAAICILLNLVELAYLVSKRCRECLVARRARARHVGRHRDWAASSCKPDDLLSGDLIFLGSDTPPPLLLDHPQDYVKKTNV, from the coding sequence ATGAACTGGGGGATCTTCGAGGGGCTCCTGAGCGGAGTCAACAAGTACGCCACCGCCTTCGGGCGCGTCTGGCTGTCCCTGGTCTTCATCTTCCGTGTGCTGGTGTACCTGGTGACCGCCGAGCGCGTGTGGAGCGACGACCACAAAGACTTCAACTGTGACACCCGCCAGCCAGGCTGCTCCAATGTCTGCTTTGACGAGTTCTTCCCCGTGACCCACGTGCGCCTCTGGGCCCTGCAGCTCATCCTGGTCACGTGCCCCTCGCTGCTCGTGGTCATGCACGTGGCCTACCGCGAGGCTCGGGAGAAGAAGCACCAAGAGGCGGCGGGGAAGGACGGTGGGCGCCTCTACCTAAACCCCGGAAAGAAGAGGGGTGGGCTCTGGTGGACGTACGTCTTCAGCCTGGTGTTCAAGGCTGGTGTGGATGCCGCCTTCCTCTACGTGTTCCATTTGTTCTACCCCAAATACACCCTCCCTCGGGTGGTCAAGTGCCACGCGGCTCCGTGTCCCAACACGGTGGACTGCTTCATCTCCAAGCCCACGGAGAAAAACATCTTCACTCTCTTCATGGTAATCACGGCTGCCATCTGCATCCTGCTCAACCTGGTGGAGCTGGCCTACCTGGTAAGCAAGAGGTGCCGTGAGTGCCTGGTGGCCAGGAGAGCCCGGGCCAGGCATGTGGGCCGCCACCGGGACTGGGCCGCCTCTTCCTGCAAACCAGACGACCTCCTCTCTGGAGACCTCATCTTTCTGGGCTCCGACACTCCCCCTCCTCTCTTACTGGACCACCCTCAAGACTACGTGAAGAAAACCAATGTGTGA
- the GJB3 gene encoding gap junction beta-3 protein, with product MDWKTLQALLSGVNKYSTAFGRIWLSVVFVFRLLVYVVAAERVWGDEQKDFDCNTKQPGCTNVCYDEFFPISNIRLWALQLIFVTCPSLLVILHVAYREERERRHRQKHGDQCAKLYDDAGKKHGGLWWTYLLSLVFKLAIEFLFLYVLHTLWYGFSMPRLVQCANVAPCPNIVDCYIARPTEKKLFTYFMVGASAVCIVLTVCEICYLIFHRIVRSISRKKTARSRSPRSSASRASTCRYHHKLVEAGELGLDSGDDKLRASAPSLTPI from the coding sequence ATGGACTGGAAGACGCTCCAGGCCCTGCTGAGCGGGGTGAACAAGTACTCCACCGCCTTCGGACGCATCTGGCTGTCGGTGGTGTTCGTCTTCCGCTTGCTGGTGTACGTGGTGGCCGCCGAGCGCGTGTGGGGGGACGAGCAGAAGGACTTTGACTGCAACACCAAGCAGCCAGGCTGCACCAACGTCTGCTACGACGAGTTCTTCCCCATCTCCAACATCCGCCTCTGGGCCCTGCAGCTCATCTTCGTCACGTGCCCGTCGTTGCTGGTCATCCTGCACGTGGCCTACCGCGAGGAGCGCGAGCGGCGGCACCGCCAGAAGCACGGCGACCAGTGCGCCAAGCTGTACGACGACGCCGGCAAGAAGCACGGCGGCCTGTGGTGGACCTACCTGCTCAGCCTCGTCTTCAAGCTCGCCATCGAATTCCTCTTCCTCTACGTGCTGCACACGCTCTGGTACGGCTTCAGCATGCCGCGCCTGGTCCAGTGCGCCAACGTGGCCCCCTGCCCCAACATCGTGGACTGCTACATCGCCCGGCCCACCGAGAAGAAGCTCTTCACCTATTTCATGGTGGGCGCCTCCGCCGTCTGCATCGTGCTCACGGTCTGCGAAATCTGCTACCTCATCTTCCACAGGATCGTGCGAAGCATTTCCAGGAAGAAGACTGCCCGCAGCCGCAGTCCCCGATCCTCCGCCAGCCGGGCCTCCACCTGCCGCTACCACCACAAGCTGGtggaggctggggagctgggccTGGACTCTGGCGATGACAAGCTGCGAGCTTCAGCACCCAGCCTGACCCCTATCTGA